The proteins below are encoded in one region of Streptomyces sp. NBC_00490:
- the glyA gene encoding serine hydroxymethyltransferase, producing the protein MSVTHAPETADILRRQDPELAEILLGELARQSTSLQLIAAENFCSPAVLAAMGSPLANKYAEGYPGARHHGGCEIVDVAERIAVDRAKALFGAEHANVQAHSGSSAVLAAYAALLRPGDTVLALGLPYGGHLTHGSPANFSGRWFDFVPYGVDAETGLIDYDQVRTLARQHRPKAIVCGSIAYPRHIDYAFFREVADEVGAYLIADAAHPIGLVAGGAAPSPVPYADVVCATTHKVLRGPRGGMILCGADLAERVDRAVFPFTQGGAQMHTIAAKAVAFGEAATPAFAAYAHQVVANARVLAAGLAAEGLVVTTGGTDTHLVTADPAPLGVDGRTAKGRLVAAGMVLDCCALPHADARGLRLGTAAVTTQGMGEAQMERIAVLLAGVLRGEAETQKAREEVRDLVGGFPPYPA; encoded by the coding sequence ATGTCGGTCACCCATGCCCCCGAGACCGCCGACATCCTGCGGCGGCAGGATCCCGAGCTGGCCGAGATCCTGCTCGGTGAGCTCGCGCGCCAGTCGACGTCGTTGCAGCTGATCGCCGCCGAGAACTTCTGCTCGCCGGCCGTGCTGGCCGCGATGGGGTCGCCGCTGGCGAACAAGTACGCCGAGGGGTACCCCGGTGCCCGGCACCACGGCGGCTGCGAGATCGTCGACGTCGCCGAGCGGATCGCCGTGGACCGCGCCAAGGCCCTCTTCGGCGCCGAACACGCCAACGTGCAGGCCCATTCGGGGTCGTCGGCCGTGCTGGCCGCCTACGCCGCGCTCCTGCGCCCCGGGGACACCGTCCTCGCCCTCGGCCTGCCCTACGGCGGTCACCTCACCCACGGTTCGCCCGCCAACTTCTCCGGCCGCTGGTTCGACTTCGTGCCCTACGGCGTCGACGCGGAGACCGGGCTCATCGACTACGACCAGGTCCGCACGCTCGCCCGTCAGCACCGGCCCAAGGCCATCGTGTGCGGCTCCATCGCCTACCCCCGGCACATCGACTACGCCTTCTTCCGCGAGGTCGCCGACGAGGTCGGGGCGTATCTCATCGCCGACGCCGCCCACCCCATCGGGCTCGTCGCCGGGGGAGCGGCGCCCAGTCCGGTGCCGTACGCCGACGTCGTCTGCGCCACCACGCACAAGGTGCTGCGCGGACCCCGCGGCGGCATGATCCTGTGCGGCGCCGATCTGGCCGAACGGGTCGACCGGGCCGTCTTCCCGTTCACGCAGGGCGGCGCGCAGATGCACACCATCGCCGCCAAGGCCGTCGCGTTCGGCGAGGCGGCAACACCTGCCTTCGCGGCGTACGCCCATCAGGTGGTCGCCAATGCGCGGGTTCTCGCGGCGGGGCTGGCCGCCGAGGGGCTCGTCGTCACCACGGGCGGGACCGACACCCATCTGGTCACCGCCGATCCGGCCCCGCTCGGCGTCGACGGGCGGACCGCGAAGGGCCGGCTCGTGGCGGCCGGCATGGTGCTCGACTGCTGTGCGCTGCCGCACGCGGACGCCCGCGGCCTGCGCCTGGGAACGGCCGCCGTGACCACCCAGGGCATGGGGGAGGCGCAGATGGAGCGGATCGCCGTACTGCTCGCGGGGGTGCTCAGAGGTGAGGCCGAGACGCAGAAGGCACGTGAAGAAGTCCGGGATCTGGTCGGGGGATTTCCGCCGTATCCGGCCTGA